One Mauremys mutica isolate MM-2020 ecotype Southern chromosome 9, ASM2049712v1, whole genome shotgun sequence DNA segment encodes these proteins:
- the TSC22D3 gene encoding TSC22 domain family protein 3 isoform X2, whose protein sequence is MVGSVSPLRALPIPSDESPLALRAAALAMSTDLYQSAMEVAVYQLHNFSISFFSSLLGGDVVSVKLDNSASGASVVAIDNKIEQAMDLVKNHLMYAVREEVEILKEQIKELVEKNSQLERENSLLKTLASPEQLEKFQSRLPAEVLSAEEQGGAAAPAQHTRGSAV, encoded by the exons ATGGTCGGCTCCGTCAGCCCCCTGCGCGCCCTGCCGATCCCGAGCGACGAGAGCCCGCTAGCCCTGCGCGCCGCGGCCCTGGCCATGAGCACCGATCTCTACCAGTCCGCCATGGAGGTGGCCGTGTACCAACTGCACAACTTCTCCATCTCCTTTTTCTCCTCGCTGCTTGGCGGGGACGTGGTCTCCGTCAAGCTGGACAACAG CGCCTCCGGAGCCAGCGTGGTGGCTATCGACAACAAGATCGAGCAGGCGATG GATCTAGTGAAAAACCACCTGATGTATGCTGTGCGGGAGGAGGTGGAGATCCTCAAAGAGCAGATCAAAGAACTGGTGGAGAAGAACTCCCAGCTGGAGCGAGAGAACAGCCTCTTGAAAACCCTGGCCAGCCCTGAGCAGCTGGAGAAATTCCAGTCCCGGCTGCCTGCAGAGGTGCTATCTGCAGAGGAGCAGGGCGGGGCGGCTGCCCCGGCCCAGCACACCAGGGGCTCTGCAGTGTAA